The following are encoded together in the Thunnus maccoyii chromosome 18, fThuMac1.1, whole genome shotgun sequence genome:
- the LOC121884271 gene encoding choline transporter-like protein 2 isoform X4, with product MELEERSKYGEPRKYDPTFKGPIQNRGCTDIVCCILFILAILAYIAVGILAWSQGDPRKVIYPTDSRGQFCGQAGTPLEKKPLLFYFNIMKCASPMVLLEFQCPTTQMCVEKCPEKFMTLVKAYSNKNDFDYYKNFCKDGVTNTMGIAEILRSGLCPSMLFPSKPFTRRCFPALGQKGGVITVGNSSHFEDGSGKMRDAKDLVDGVKNATVVIEARQAVMKIFEDYTQSWYWILLGLVIAMLTSLLFIVLLRFLAGIMVWVMIAMVIVVIGYGIFHCYMEYAALKGEAGANVTLQQLGFQTDLSVYLQIRQTWLAFMIILAIVEVIIILLLIFLRKRILIAVALIKEASRAVGHVMCSLFYPLFTFLLLAMVIAYWAVTAVFLSTSNEPIYKIFNETECEHSRETCEPANFTTSPMKARCPDSECLFAFYGGETVYHKYLIGLQFYNVFLFFWCANFVTALGQMTLAGAFASYYWAFVKPDDMPAFPVFSALGRSLRYHTGTLAFGSLILSIVQIIRVLLEYLDHKLKGAQNKFAKFLLCCLKCCFWCLEKFIKFLNRNAYIMVAIYGKNFCTSARDAFFLLMRNMIRVAVLDKVTDFLLFLGKLLIVGLVGIFAFFFFSGRVKAFENTAPHLHYYWVPILTVVVGSYLIAHGFFSVYSMCVDTLFLCFLEDLERNDGSAERPYLMPESLRKILNKKNKTQQAQ from the exons GCGAGCCAAGGAAGTATGACCCGACCTTCAAGGGCCCGATCCagaacag GGGCTGCACAGACATTGTGTGCTGCATCCTCTTCATCCTTGCCATACTGGCTTATATTGCTGTGGGAATACTTG CCTGGTCCCAGGGTGACCCCAGGAAGGTGATCTATCCCACAGACAGTCGAGGCCAGTTCTGCGGGCAGGCTGGCACCCCACTCGA GAAAAAGCCGCTGTTGTTCTACTTCAACATCATGAAGTGTGCCAGCCCCATGGTGCTGCTGGAGTTCCAGTGTCCAACCACACAG ATGTGTGTGGAGAAGTGCCCCGAAAAATTCATGACACTGGTCAAAGCCTACAGCAACAAAAATGACTTTGACTACTACAAGAACTTCTGCAAGGATGGTGTGACTAATACAATG GGAATAGCGGAAATCCTGAGGTCAGGTCTCTGTCCTTCCATGCTTTTCCCCAGCAAGCCCT TCACCCGCAGGTGCTTCCCGGCTTTGGGCCAGAAAGGAGGGGTGATAACTGTGGGAAACAGCTCTCACTTTGAAGATGGATCCGGAAAAATGAGAGATGCCAAAGATCTTGTGGATGGAGTCAA GAATGCCACTGTGGTTATTGAAGCTCGCCAGGCGGTTATGAAAATCTTTGAGGATTACACGCAGTCCTGGTACTGGATCCTGTT AGGGTTGGTTATCGCTATGCTCACCAGCCTGCTCTTCATCGTCCTCCTGCGTTTCCTGGCAGGGATCATGGTCTGGGTGATGATTGCCATGGTGATAGTGGTCATAGGATATG GTATCTTCCACTGCTACATGGAGTATGCTGCCCTGAAGGGAGAGGCAGGCGCTAATGTGACTCTACAGCAACTTGGCTTCCAGACGGACCTCTCAGTCTACCTGCAGATTAGACAGACCTGGCTGGCCTTCA TGATTATCCTGGCCATCGTGGAGGTCATCATCATCCTACTGCTCATCTTCCTCAGAAAGAGGATCCTCATTGCCGTCGCTCTCATCAAAGAAGCCAGCAG AGCTGTCGGGCACGTGATGTGTTCCCTTTTCTACCCACTGTTCACGTTTCTCCTCCTGGCTATGGTCATCGCCTACTGGGCAGTCACTGCTGT TTTCTTGTCTACCTCGAATGAGCCCATCTACAAAATCTTCAATGAGACGGAATGCGAACACTCAAGAGAAACTTGTGAACCAGCG AACTTCACAACTAGTCCCATGAAGGCACGGTGCCCAGACTCAGAGTGCCTTTTTGCCTTCTACGGCGGAGAGACCGTTTACCACAAATACCTGATCGGCCTGCAGTTCTACAACGTGTTCCTCTTCTTCTGGTGTGCCAACTTTGTCACGGCTCTTGGACAGATGACCTTGGCCGGGGCCTTTGCCTCGTACTACTGGGCGTTCGTCAAGCCAGATGACATGCCCGCCTTCCCAGTGTTTTCTGCCCTAGGGAGATCTCTCAG GTATCATACAGGAACTCTTGCGTTCGGCTCCCTTATCCTCTCCATCGTTCAAATCATCAGGGTTCTGCTGGAATATCTAGACCACAAGCTGAAAG GGGCCCAAAATAAGTTTGCTAAGTTCCTGTTGTGCTGTCTGAAGTGTTGCTTCTGGTGTCTGGAGAAATTCATCAAGTTCCTAAACAGAAATGCCTACATCATG GTGGCAATTTATGGCAAAAACTTCTGCACCTCTGCCAGAGAtgccttcttcctcctcatgagGAACATGATCAG GGTGGCTGTCTTGGACAAAGTGACAgatttcctcttgtttttggGAAAACTGCTCATTGTTGGGCTTGTGG GAATCtttgccttcttcttcttctctgggaGAGTGAAGGCCTTTGAGAATACGGCTCCCCATCTCCACTACTACTGGGTACCCATCCTG ACTGTGGTGGTTGGCTCCTACCTCATCGCCCATGGATTCTTCAGTGTTTACTCCATGTGTGTGGACACTCTGTTCCTCTGTTTCT TGGAGGATCTTGAGAGGAACGATGGGAGTGCAGAGAGGCCCTACCTGATGCCCGAGAGCCTCCGCAAAATCCTGAATAAGAAGAACAAGACTCAGCAGGCTCAGTAG
- the LOC121884271 gene encoding choline transporter-like protein 2 isoform X3 codes for MPEEEEFYGKHGEPRKYDPTFKGPIQNRGCTDIVCCILFILAILAYIAVGILAWSQGDPRKVIYPTDSRGQFCGQAGTPLEKKPLLFYFNIMKCASPMVLLEFQCPTTQMCVEKCPEKFMTLVKAYSNKNDFDYYKNFCKDGVTNTMGIAEILRSGLCPSMLFPSKPFTRRCFPALGQKGGVITVGNSSHFEDGSGKMRDAKDLVDGVKNATVVIEARQAVMKIFEDYTQSWYWILLGLVIAMLTSLLFIVLLRFLAGIMVWVMIAMVIVVIGYGIFHCYMEYAALKGEAGANVTLQQLGFQTDLSVYLQIRQTWLAFMIILAIVEVIIILLLIFLRKRILIAVALIKEASRAVGHVMCSLFYPLFTFLLLAMVIAYWAVTAVFLSTSNEPIYKIFNETECEHSRETCEPANFTTSPMKARCPDSECLFAFYGGETVYHKYLIGLQFYNVFLFFWCANFVTALGQMTLAGAFASYYWAFVKPDDMPAFPVFSALGRSLRYHTGTLAFGSLILSIVQIIRVLLEYLDHKLKGAQNKFAKFLLCCLKCCFWCLEKFIKFLNRNAYIMVAIYGKNFCTSARDAFFLLMRNMIRVAVLDKVTDFLLFLGKLLIVGLVGIFAFFFFSGRVKAFENTAPHLHYYWVPILTVVVGSYLIAHGFFSVYSMCVDTLFLCFLEDLERNDGSAERPYLMPESLRKILNKKNKTQQAQ; via the exons GCGAGCCAAGGAAGTATGACCCGACCTTCAAGGGCCCGATCCagaacag GGGCTGCACAGACATTGTGTGCTGCATCCTCTTCATCCTTGCCATACTGGCTTATATTGCTGTGGGAATACTTG CCTGGTCCCAGGGTGACCCCAGGAAGGTGATCTATCCCACAGACAGTCGAGGCCAGTTCTGCGGGCAGGCTGGCACCCCACTCGA GAAAAAGCCGCTGTTGTTCTACTTCAACATCATGAAGTGTGCCAGCCCCATGGTGCTGCTGGAGTTCCAGTGTCCAACCACACAG ATGTGTGTGGAGAAGTGCCCCGAAAAATTCATGACACTGGTCAAAGCCTACAGCAACAAAAATGACTTTGACTACTACAAGAACTTCTGCAAGGATGGTGTGACTAATACAATG GGAATAGCGGAAATCCTGAGGTCAGGTCTCTGTCCTTCCATGCTTTTCCCCAGCAAGCCCT TCACCCGCAGGTGCTTCCCGGCTTTGGGCCAGAAAGGAGGGGTGATAACTGTGGGAAACAGCTCTCACTTTGAAGATGGATCCGGAAAAATGAGAGATGCCAAAGATCTTGTGGATGGAGTCAA GAATGCCACTGTGGTTATTGAAGCTCGCCAGGCGGTTATGAAAATCTTTGAGGATTACACGCAGTCCTGGTACTGGATCCTGTT AGGGTTGGTTATCGCTATGCTCACCAGCCTGCTCTTCATCGTCCTCCTGCGTTTCCTGGCAGGGATCATGGTCTGGGTGATGATTGCCATGGTGATAGTGGTCATAGGATATG GTATCTTCCACTGCTACATGGAGTATGCTGCCCTGAAGGGAGAGGCAGGCGCTAATGTGACTCTACAGCAACTTGGCTTCCAGACGGACCTCTCAGTCTACCTGCAGATTAGACAGACCTGGCTGGCCTTCA TGATTATCCTGGCCATCGTGGAGGTCATCATCATCCTACTGCTCATCTTCCTCAGAAAGAGGATCCTCATTGCCGTCGCTCTCATCAAAGAAGCCAGCAG AGCTGTCGGGCACGTGATGTGTTCCCTTTTCTACCCACTGTTCACGTTTCTCCTCCTGGCTATGGTCATCGCCTACTGGGCAGTCACTGCTGT TTTCTTGTCTACCTCGAATGAGCCCATCTACAAAATCTTCAATGAGACGGAATGCGAACACTCAAGAGAAACTTGTGAACCAGCG AACTTCACAACTAGTCCCATGAAGGCACGGTGCCCAGACTCAGAGTGCCTTTTTGCCTTCTACGGCGGAGAGACCGTTTACCACAAATACCTGATCGGCCTGCAGTTCTACAACGTGTTCCTCTTCTTCTGGTGTGCCAACTTTGTCACGGCTCTTGGACAGATGACCTTGGCCGGGGCCTTTGCCTCGTACTACTGGGCGTTCGTCAAGCCAGATGACATGCCCGCCTTCCCAGTGTTTTCTGCCCTAGGGAGATCTCTCAG GTATCATACAGGAACTCTTGCGTTCGGCTCCCTTATCCTCTCCATCGTTCAAATCATCAGGGTTCTGCTGGAATATCTAGACCACAAGCTGAAAG GGGCCCAAAATAAGTTTGCTAAGTTCCTGTTGTGCTGTCTGAAGTGTTGCTTCTGGTGTCTGGAGAAATTCATCAAGTTCCTAAACAGAAATGCCTACATCATG GTGGCAATTTATGGCAAAAACTTCTGCACCTCTGCCAGAGAtgccttcttcctcctcatgagGAACATGATCAG GGTGGCTGTCTTGGACAAAGTGACAgatttcctcttgtttttggGAAAACTGCTCATTGTTGGGCTTGTGG GAATCtttgccttcttcttcttctctgggaGAGTGAAGGCCTTTGAGAATACGGCTCCCCATCTCCACTACTACTGGGTACCCATCCTG ACTGTGGTGGTTGGCTCCTACCTCATCGCCCATGGATTCTTCAGTGTTTACTCCATGTGTGTGGACACTCTGTTCCTCTGTTTCT TGGAGGATCTTGAGAGGAACGATGGGAGTGCAGAGAGGCCCTACCTGATGCCCGAGAGCCTCCGCAAAATCCTGAATAAGAAGAACAAGACTCAGCAGGCTCAGTAG
- the LOC121884271 gene encoding choline transporter-like protein 2 isoform X2 → MELEERSKYGEPRKYDPTFKGPIQNRGCTDIVCCILFILAILAYIAVGILAWSQGDPRKVIYPTDSRGQFCGQAGTPLEKKPLLFYFNIMKCASPMVLLEFQCPTTQMCVEKCPEKFMTLVKAYSNKNDFDYYKNFCKDGVTNTMGIAEILRSGLCPSMLFPSKPFTRRCFPALGQKGGVITVGNSSHFEDGSGKMRDAKDLVDGVKNATVVIEARQAVMKIFEDYTQSWYWILLGLVIAMLTSLLFIVLLRFLAGIMVWVMIAMVIVVIGYGIFHCYMEYAALKGEAGANVTLQQLGFQTDLSVYLQIRQTWLAFMIILAIVEVIIILLLIFLRKRILIAVALIKEASRAVGHVMCSLFYPLFTFLLLAMVIAYWAVTAVFLSTSNEPIYKIFNETECEHSRETCEPANFTTSPMKARCPDSECLFAFYGGETVYHKYLIGLQFYNVFLFFWCANFVTALGQMTLAGAFASYYWAFVKPDDMPAFPVFSALGRSLRYHTGTLAFGSLILSIVQIIRVLLEYLDHKLKGAQNKFAKFLLCCLKCCFWCLEKFIKFLNRNAYIMVAIYGKNFCTSARDAFFLLMRNMIRVAVLDKVTDFLLFLGKLLIVGLVGIFAFFFFSGRVKAFENTAPHLHYYWVPILTVVVGSYLIAHGFFSVYSMCVDTLFLCFCEDLERNDGSAARPYYMSSTLHEILWKNKAEDPSSSSAQQQDDEDVQLKQQQQQQTQEDAAQRGGVL, encoded by the exons GCGAGCCAAGGAAGTATGACCCGACCTTCAAGGGCCCGATCCagaacag GGGCTGCACAGACATTGTGTGCTGCATCCTCTTCATCCTTGCCATACTGGCTTATATTGCTGTGGGAATACTTG CCTGGTCCCAGGGTGACCCCAGGAAGGTGATCTATCCCACAGACAGTCGAGGCCAGTTCTGCGGGCAGGCTGGCACCCCACTCGA GAAAAAGCCGCTGTTGTTCTACTTCAACATCATGAAGTGTGCCAGCCCCATGGTGCTGCTGGAGTTCCAGTGTCCAACCACACAG ATGTGTGTGGAGAAGTGCCCCGAAAAATTCATGACACTGGTCAAAGCCTACAGCAACAAAAATGACTTTGACTACTACAAGAACTTCTGCAAGGATGGTGTGACTAATACAATG GGAATAGCGGAAATCCTGAGGTCAGGTCTCTGTCCTTCCATGCTTTTCCCCAGCAAGCCCT TCACCCGCAGGTGCTTCCCGGCTTTGGGCCAGAAAGGAGGGGTGATAACTGTGGGAAACAGCTCTCACTTTGAAGATGGATCCGGAAAAATGAGAGATGCCAAAGATCTTGTGGATGGAGTCAA GAATGCCACTGTGGTTATTGAAGCTCGCCAGGCGGTTATGAAAATCTTTGAGGATTACACGCAGTCCTGGTACTGGATCCTGTT AGGGTTGGTTATCGCTATGCTCACCAGCCTGCTCTTCATCGTCCTCCTGCGTTTCCTGGCAGGGATCATGGTCTGGGTGATGATTGCCATGGTGATAGTGGTCATAGGATATG GTATCTTCCACTGCTACATGGAGTATGCTGCCCTGAAGGGAGAGGCAGGCGCTAATGTGACTCTACAGCAACTTGGCTTCCAGACGGACCTCTCAGTCTACCTGCAGATTAGACAGACCTGGCTGGCCTTCA TGATTATCCTGGCCATCGTGGAGGTCATCATCATCCTACTGCTCATCTTCCTCAGAAAGAGGATCCTCATTGCCGTCGCTCTCATCAAAGAAGCCAGCAG AGCTGTCGGGCACGTGATGTGTTCCCTTTTCTACCCACTGTTCACGTTTCTCCTCCTGGCTATGGTCATCGCCTACTGGGCAGTCACTGCTGT TTTCTTGTCTACCTCGAATGAGCCCATCTACAAAATCTTCAATGAGACGGAATGCGAACACTCAAGAGAAACTTGTGAACCAGCG AACTTCACAACTAGTCCCATGAAGGCACGGTGCCCAGACTCAGAGTGCCTTTTTGCCTTCTACGGCGGAGAGACCGTTTACCACAAATACCTGATCGGCCTGCAGTTCTACAACGTGTTCCTCTTCTTCTGGTGTGCCAACTTTGTCACGGCTCTTGGACAGATGACCTTGGCCGGGGCCTTTGCCTCGTACTACTGGGCGTTCGTCAAGCCAGATGACATGCCCGCCTTCCCAGTGTTTTCTGCCCTAGGGAGATCTCTCAG GTATCATACAGGAACTCTTGCGTTCGGCTCCCTTATCCTCTCCATCGTTCAAATCATCAGGGTTCTGCTGGAATATCTAGACCACAAGCTGAAAG GGGCCCAAAATAAGTTTGCTAAGTTCCTGTTGTGCTGTCTGAAGTGTTGCTTCTGGTGTCTGGAGAAATTCATCAAGTTCCTAAACAGAAATGCCTACATCATG GTGGCAATTTATGGCAAAAACTTCTGCACCTCTGCCAGAGAtgccttcttcctcctcatgagGAACATGATCAG GGTGGCTGTCTTGGACAAAGTGACAgatttcctcttgtttttggGAAAACTGCTCATTGTTGGGCTTGTGG GAATCtttgccttcttcttcttctctgggaGAGTGAAGGCCTTTGAGAATACGGCTCCCCATCTCCACTACTACTGGGTACCCATCCTG ACTGTGGTGGTTGGCTCCTACCTCATCGCCCATGGATTCTTCAGTGTTTACTCCATGTGTGTGGACACTCTGTTCCTCTGTTTCT GTGAAGACCTGGAGCGCAATGATGGTTCAGCCGCAAGGCCTTATTACATGTCCTCAACTCTTCACGAGATTCTGTGGAAGAACAAGGCTGAGGATCCGTCTTCATCTTCTGCTCAGCAACAGGACGATGAAGACGTCCAgttgaagcagcagcaacagcagcagactcAGGAGGATGCAGCTCAGAGAGGAGGAGTTTTGtga
- the LOC121884271 gene encoding choline transporter-like protein 2 isoform X1, which produces MPEEEEFYGKHGEPRKYDPTFKGPIQNRGCTDIVCCILFILAILAYIAVGILAWSQGDPRKVIYPTDSRGQFCGQAGTPLEKKPLLFYFNIMKCASPMVLLEFQCPTTQMCVEKCPEKFMTLVKAYSNKNDFDYYKNFCKDGVTNTMGIAEILRSGLCPSMLFPSKPFTRRCFPALGQKGGVITVGNSSHFEDGSGKMRDAKDLVDGVKNATVVIEARQAVMKIFEDYTQSWYWILLGLVIAMLTSLLFIVLLRFLAGIMVWVMIAMVIVVIGYGIFHCYMEYAALKGEAGANVTLQQLGFQTDLSVYLQIRQTWLAFMIILAIVEVIIILLLIFLRKRILIAVALIKEASRAVGHVMCSLFYPLFTFLLLAMVIAYWAVTAVFLSTSNEPIYKIFNETECEHSRETCEPANFTTSPMKARCPDSECLFAFYGGETVYHKYLIGLQFYNVFLFFWCANFVTALGQMTLAGAFASYYWAFVKPDDMPAFPVFSALGRSLRYHTGTLAFGSLILSIVQIIRVLLEYLDHKLKGAQNKFAKFLLCCLKCCFWCLEKFIKFLNRNAYIMVAIYGKNFCTSARDAFFLLMRNMIRVAVLDKVTDFLLFLGKLLIVGLVGIFAFFFFSGRVKAFENTAPHLHYYWVPILTVVVGSYLIAHGFFSVYSMCVDTLFLCFCEDLERNDGSAARPYYMSSTLHEILWKNKAEDPSSSSAQQQDDEDVQLKQQQQQQTQEDAAQRGGVL; this is translated from the exons GCGAGCCAAGGAAGTATGACCCGACCTTCAAGGGCCCGATCCagaacag GGGCTGCACAGACATTGTGTGCTGCATCCTCTTCATCCTTGCCATACTGGCTTATATTGCTGTGGGAATACTTG CCTGGTCCCAGGGTGACCCCAGGAAGGTGATCTATCCCACAGACAGTCGAGGCCAGTTCTGCGGGCAGGCTGGCACCCCACTCGA GAAAAAGCCGCTGTTGTTCTACTTCAACATCATGAAGTGTGCCAGCCCCATGGTGCTGCTGGAGTTCCAGTGTCCAACCACACAG ATGTGTGTGGAGAAGTGCCCCGAAAAATTCATGACACTGGTCAAAGCCTACAGCAACAAAAATGACTTTGACTACTACAAGAACTTCTGCAAGGATGGTGTGACTAATACAATG GGAATAGCGGAAATCCTGAGGTCAGGTCTCTGTCCTTCCATGCTTTTCCCCAGCAAGCCCT TCACCCGCAGGTGCTTCCCGGCTTTGGGCCAGAAAGGAGGGGTGATAACTGTGGGAAACAGCTCTCACTTTGAAGATGGATCCGGAAAAATGAGAGATGCCAAAGATCTTGTGGATGGAGTCAA GAATGCCACTGTGGTTATTGAAGCTCGCCAGGCGGTTATGAAAATCTTTGAGGATTACACGCAGTCCTGGTACTGGATCCTGTT AGGGTTGGTTATCGCTATGCTCACCAGCCTGCTCTTCATCGTCCTCCTGCGTTTCCTGGCAGGGATCATGGTCTGGGTGATGATTGCCATGGTGATAGTGGTCATAGGATATG GTATCTTCCACTGCTACATGGAGTATGCTGCCCTGAAGGGAGAGGCAGGCGCTAATGTGACTCTACAGCAACTTGGCTTCCAGACGGACCTCTCAGTCTACCTGCAGATTAGACAGACCTGGCTGGCCTTCA TGATTATCCTGGCCATCGTGGAGGTCATCATCATCCTACTGCTCATCTTCCTCAGAAAGAGGATCCTCATTGCCGTCGCTCTCATCAAAGAAGCCAGCAG AGCTGTCGGGCACGTGATGTGTTCCCTTTTCTACCCACTGTTCACGTTTCTCCTCCTGGCTATGGTCATCGCCTACTGGGCAGTCACTGCTGT TTTCTTGTCTACCTCGAATGAGCCCATCTACAAAATCTTCAATGAGACGGAATGCGAACACTCAAGAGAAACTTGTGAACCAGCG AACTTCACAACTAGTCCCATGAAGGCACGGTGCCCAGACTCAGAGTGCCTTTTTGCCTTCTACGGCGGAGAGACCGTTTACCACAAATACCTGATCGGCCTGCAGTTCTACAACGTGTTCCTCTTCTTCTGGTGTGCCAACTTTGTCACGGCTCTTGGACAGATGACCTTGGCCGGGGCCTTTGCCTCGTACTACTGGGCGTTCGTCAAGCCAGATGACATGCCCGCCTTCCCAGTGTTTTCTGCCCTAGGGAGATCTCTCAG GTATCATACAGGAACTCTTGCGTTCGGCTCCCTTATCCTCTCCATCGTTCAAATCATCAGGGTTCTGCTGGAATATCTAGACCACAAGCTGAAAG GGGCCCAAAATAAGTTTGCTAAGTTCCTGTTGTGCTGTCTGAAGTGTTGCTTCTGGTGTCTGGAGAAATTCATCAAGTTCCTAAACAGAAATGCCTACATCATG GTGGCAATTTATGGCAAAAACTTCTGCACCTCTGCCAGAGAtgccttcttcctcctcatgagGAACATGATCAG GGTGGCTGTCTTGGACAAAGTGACAgatttcctcttgtttttggGAAAACTGCTCATTGTTGGGCTTGTGG GAATCtttgccttcttcttcttctctgggaGAGTGAAGGCCTTTGAGAATACGGCTCCCCATCTCCACTACTACTGGGTACCCATCCTG ACTGTGGTGGTTGGCTCCTACCTCATCGCCCATGGATTCTTCAGTGTTTACTCCATGTGTGTGGACACTCTGTTCCTCTGTTTCT GTGAAGACCTGGAGCGCAATGATGGTTCAGCCGCAAGGCCTTATTACATGTCCTCAACTCTTCACGAGATTCTGTGGAAGAACAAGGCTGAGGATCCGTCTTCATCTTCTGCTCAGCAACAGGACGATGAAGACGTCCAgttgaagcagcagcaacagcagcagactcAGGAGGATGCAGCTCAGAGAGGAGGAGTTTTGtga